In Cyanobacteria bacterium FACHB-DQ100, a single genomic region encodes these proteins:
- a CDS encoding nucleotidyltransferase family protein — MPELTQRSRIPVPSEKIAELCQEYHIRRLALFGSVLREDFRPDSDIDVLVEFEPGHTPGFAFIDIQDKLSDLFGRTIDLNTPQDLSRYFRDRVLAEAEVYYEQPG, encoded by the coding sequence ATGCCCGAACTAACCCAGCGATCGCGAATTCCAGTCCCGTCTGAAAAAATCGCTGAACTTTGCCAAGAGTACCATATTCGCCGACTAGCCCTCTTTGGCTCCGTGCTCCGAGAAGACTTTCGCCCCGATAGCGACATCGACGTTTTAGTTGAATTTGAACCAGGGCACACCCCCGGCTTTGCCTTCATCGACATCCAAGACAAACTCTCAGACCTCTTCGGGCGAACGATTGACCTCAACACTCCCCAAGATCTCAGCCGCTACTTCCGCGATCGCGTCCTGGCAGAAGCCGAGGTTTACTATGAACAACCGGGATGA
- a CDS encoding DUF86 domain-containing protein has translation MNNRDEVRLRHMLDAARKAITFTQGRERTDLDTDELLALAVVRLVEILGEAAKNVSQDIRDQLPDIAWRQMAGTRDRLTHAYFDVNLDIIWDIITNDLLPLVEKLEEFFMILNPLLLIRKSTR, from the coding sequence ATGAACAACCGGGATGAAGTTCGCTTGCGTCATATGCTCGATGCAGCCAGAAAAGCGATCACCTTTACTCAAGGACGTGAGCGAACCGATCTCGACACTGATGAACTGTTGGCACTGGCAGTTGTCCGTTTAGTAGAAATCTTAGGGGAAGCCGCAAAAAACGTTTCTCAAGATATCCGAGATCAACTTCCTGATATTGCTTGGAGACAAATGGCTGGAACCCGCGATCGATTAACTCACGCTTACTTCGATGTTAACCTCGATATCATTTGGGACATCATCACGAATGACTTACTGCCACTGGTGGAAAAACTAGAAGAATTTTTCATGATACTTAACCCACTGCTACTGATACGCAAATCTACGAGATGA
- a CDS encoding DUF2283 domain-containing protein gives MKFHYYAETDSLYISLIDKPSADSQEVAAGIVLDFDSEGHLVGIDIDRASQIADLSRLEAEALPLSSIALGNAAQAS, from the coding sequence ATGAAATTTCACTATTATGCTGAAACGGACTCACTTTACATTAGTCTCATTGACAAACCGAGTGCAGATTCTCAAGAAGTTGCTGCCGGAATCGTTTTAGACTTTGACAGTGAAGGGCACCTGGTTGGAATTGATATCGATCGCGCCAGTCAAATTGCCGATTTATCTCGGCTTGAAGCAGAAGCATTACCCCTATCCTCGATCGCCCTAGGCAATGCTGCTCAAGCCTCATAA
- a CDS encoding Uma2 family endonuclease: MTQAKPRFKTIEEYLDYDDGADTRYELVDGVLVEMPPESRLNQKIASFLFGAFVRLGISTDLLVIGIQIAITSRKVTARQPDFVVLTEECAIALEGMKTAVITGAMPPPSLVVEVVSPGEPGTENYDRDYIEKPSEYAARRIPEFWQVDPHRAVVRVLSLDSEEYQAREFRGSDRVVSQTFPDLQLTAEQILRAGR; this comes from the coding sequence ATGACCCAAGCCAAGCCGCGATTCAAAACAATTGAAGAATATCTTGACTATGACGATGGAGCCGATACTCGCTACGAGTTGGTTGACGGGGTGCTGGTAGAGATGCCTCCTGAGAGCCGATTGAATCAAAAAATTGCCTCATTTCTGTTTGGCGCATTCGTTAGACTTGGAATCTCAACAGATTTGCTTGTTATCGGCATTCAAATCGCCATTACAAGCCGAAAGGTAACAGCGAGACAACCTGACTTCGTTGTATTAACCGAAGAATGCGCGATCGCATTGGAAGGAATGAAAACCGCCGTCATCACTGGCGCAATGCCACCGCCTTCGTTGGTCGTCGAAGTAGTTTCACCGGGCGAACCGGGGACTGAGAATTACGATCGCGATTACATCGAGAAGCCAAGCGAGTATGCAGCGCGTAGAATTCCTGAATTCTGGCAAGTAGACCCACATCGAGCTGTTGTGCGAGTGCTGAGTCTAGACAGTGAAGAGTACCAGGCTAGAGAGTTTCGAGGCAGCGATCGCGTCGTTTCTCAAACTTTTCCAGACTTGCAGTTGACAGCCGAGCAGATTTTGAGGGCGGGTAGATGA
- a CDS encoding SRPBCC domain-containing protein — MSKPTFVYVTYIATTIEQLWAAITSEAFMQQYWGERQLQSDWQEGSTVEQVDSAGESQTIGEILQSEPPHQLSYTFQFFDHTQPSRVRFLLEPSAHQVKLTVIHYRLEAQSYLSNSDRWALCLSTLKQLLELEGALLIVA; from the coding sequence ATGAGTAAACCGACCTTTGTTTATGTCACCTACATTGCGACGACGATCGAGCAGCTCTGGGCAGCCATCACTAGCGAAGCCTTCATGCAGCAATATTGGGGAGAGCGACAACTACAATCGGATTGGCAAGAAGGTTCGACTGTAGAGCAAGTAGACTCAGCAGGTGAATCACAAACCATTGGTGAAATCTTGCAGTCTGAACCGCCGCATCAGCTTTCCTATACCTTCCAGTTTTTTGATCACACACAGCCTTCTCGTGTCCGCTTCTTATTAGAGCCATCTGCACATCAGGTCAAGCTGACCGTGATTCACTATCGACTAGAAGCCCAAAGCTATCTCAGCAACAGCGACAGATGGGCGCTGTGCTTGTCTACCCTCAAGCAGTTACTAGAACTCGAAGGGGCGCTTTTGATTGTCGCTTAA
- a CDS encoding helix-turn-helix transcriptional regulator, whose translation MDAVFKALSDSSRRKLLDQLYTHNGQTLGELCEHLVMTRQAVSKHLAVLEAANLVVTLWQGREKLHYLNPAPIQEIYDRWLSKYDRSQLDALSQLKCTLEETSQETDHE comes from the coding sequence ATGGATGCCGTGTTTAAAGCCCTCTCTGATTCCAGTCGGAGAAAATTGCTCGATCAGTTGTACACCCACAATGGACAAACCCTTGGAGAACTCTGCGAACATCTTGTCATGACGCGGCAAGCGGTCAGTAAACATCTTGCGGTGTTAGAGGCTGCAAACCTTGTCGTCACACTTTGGCAGGGGCGAGAGAAACTGCATTATCTCAATCCTGCTCCGATTCAAGAGATCTACGATCGCTGGCTCAGCAAATACGATCGCTCCCAACTTGATGCGTTAAGTCAACTCAAATGCACCCTCGAAGAAACTTCACAGGAGACTGACCATGAGTAA
- the rsgA gene encoding ribosome small subunit-dependent GTPase A, translating into MNLEQLGWSNRMASSFMPYCQHGFVAGRVAVEYRDRYLLYTEQGEQFAEVSGKLRHRATGIQDFPAVGDWVAVQQTEQQATIQAILPRVSKFSRKVAGSTTEEQVIATNVDTVFLVTGLDGDFNLRRIERYLILVWDSGAVPVIVLNKADLCPDLDQRIAEVEAISLGVAVIALSAAQQQGVEALQPYLQLGKTIALLGSSGVGKSTLTNQLKGEQVQSVQSVRQGDDRGKHTTTHRQLIPLPSGALIIDTPGMRELQPWSSLGSLPETFTDIEAIAQRCRFRNCQHEQEPGCAVQQAILEGQLDAQRLLNYQKLQRELHYLARKQDQQAAMAEKQRWKKIHKSMRNHSKQQW; encoded by the coding sequence ATGAATTTAGAACAATTGGGCTGGAGCAACCGTATGGCTTCCAGCTTCATGCCATATTGCCAACACGGATTCGTTGCAGGTCGAGTTGCGGTGGAGTACCGAGATCGCTATCTCCTCTACACCGAACAAGGTGAGCAATTTGCAGAAGTCTCAGGCAAACTGAGACACCGAGCGACTGGAATTCAAGATTTTCCCGCAGTAGGTGACTGGGTTGCCGTTCAACAAACTGAACAGCAAGCAACAATCCAAGCCATTTTGCCACGGGTCAGCAAATTCTCCCGCAAAGTGGCAGGTAGCACAACTGAGGAACAAGTGATCGCGACTAACGTTGACACTGTGTTTCTCGTGACTGGGTTAGATGGCGATTTTAATCTGAGACGAATTGAAAGATATCTCATCTTGGTTTGGGATAGCGGGGCTGTCCCTGTCATCGTGTTGAACAAAGCGGATCTCTGTCCTGATCTCGACCAACGGATTGCGGAGGTGGAAGCGATCTCGCTCGGTGTGGCTGTGATTGCGCTCAGTGCAGCACAGCAACAAGGCGTGGAGGCGCTCCAGCCTTACCTTCAACTTGGAAAAACGATCGCATTACTCGGCTCTTCTGGCGTGGGTAAGTCCACACTCACAAATCAACTGAAGGGTGAGCAGGTGCAATCTGTTCAATCGGTTCGACAGGGTGACGATCGCGGTAAACATACAACCACACATCGACAATTAATTCCTTTACCCTCAGGAGCATTAATCATCGACACGCCGGGAATGCGGGAATTGCAGCCCTGGTCGAGTTTAGGGAGCCTGCCAGAAACGTTCACGGATATTGAAGCGATTGCGCAACGCTGCCGCTTCCGTAATTGTCAACATGAACAAGAACCCGGTTGTGCAGTTCAGCAAGCAATTCTGGAAGGACAGCTCGACGCTCAGCGATTGCTGAACTATCAGAAGTTGCAGCGAGAACTTCACTATCTCGCTCGTAAACAGGATCAGCAGGCAGCGATGGCAGAGAAACAACGCTGGAAGAAGATTCACAAATCGATGCGAAACCATTCTAAACAGCAGTGGTAA
- a CDS encoding ATP-dependent Clp protease proteolytic subunit, translated as MNLFNNASNAGMNFDDQWIRSRTLFLRQPITHEVTNEFIAQLLYLEGENPDAAIQLHIQTEAGSVAAGLAIYDMIRSLCAPIHTRCLGVADGIGSLLLAIGPPGHRSAQPHARIRFAQPDTSFSGGTAYEIEAAAREVFRQRHRLYELYAEATGQPIERITEDSTRRTFLSATDALAYGLIDHIIQPGVQK; from the coding sequence ATGAATCTGTTCAACAACGCTTCAAATGCAGGCATGAATTTTGACGATCAGTGGATACGATCTCGCACGCTATTCTTACGACAACCGATCACCCATGAGGTTACGAATGAGTTCATTGCTCAACTGCTGTATTTGGAAGGAGAGAACCCAGATGCTGCGATCCAACTTCACATTCAGACTGAGGCAGGGTCGGTTGCGGCTGGGCTGGCAATTTATGACATGATTCGGAGTCTATGTGCTCCCATTCATACGCGATGTCTGGGCGTTGCTGATGGAATTGGATCGTTGCTATTAGCAATCGGCCCTCCTGGGCATCGATCGGCGCAGCCTCATGCTCGTATCCGATTTGCGCAGCCGGATACTTCGTTCTCTGGAGGAACTGCCTACGAGATCGAAGCGGCAGCCAGAGAAGTCTTTCGACAACGCCACAGGCTTTACGAACTCTATGCCGAAGCAACAGGACAACCCATTGAACGAATCACGGAAGATAGCACCCGCCGGACGTTTCTGTCAGCGACGGATGCGCTAGCCTATGGGCTGATTGATCACATCATTCAGCCTGGTGTACAGAAATGA
- a CDS encoding alkene reductase has protein sequence MSLPHLFSALQVGALKLPNRILMAPLTRCRADQAHVPTLLMAEYYSQRASAGLIIAEATAVLPGCSAFGTEPGVHNDAQVAGWKQVTNAVHAKGGRIVLQLWHGGRACHPLLNHGAIPVAPSAIPITNDEFHAPQGKVPYVTPRALEDDEISTIIAGFRSAAKNAKTAGFDGVEIHGANGYLLDEFLRDGSNQRSGAYGGSVENRARLMLEVLEATIDVWGSDRVGLRLSPLSSYNSMKDSDPVGTFTWLATRLNNYNLAYLHVMRGDALGEQQGNILTPIRAAYHGVLVGNTGYTAEEAEHAISDGQLDAIAFGTSFLANPDLPNRFAQNAPLNAPDPSKFYSPGAQGYTDYPYLAAA, from the coding sequence ATGTCACTACCTCACCTCTTTTCCGCTCTGCAAGTCGGTGCTCTAAAGCTGCCAAACCGAATCCTCATGGCTCCTCTAACCCGCTGCCGTGCCGATCAAGCTCATGTTCCCACTCTATTGATGGCAGAATATTACAGTCAACGCGCCAGCGCTGGACTGATTATTGCAGAAGCGACTGCTGTCCTACCAGGTTGTTCTGCATTTGGCACGGAACCCGGAGTTCACAATGATGCTCAGGTTGCAGGATGGAAACAAGTCACCAATGCCGTTCACGCCAAAGGAGGTCGGATTGTGCTTCAGCTCTGGCATGGGGGTCGAGCTTGTCACCCGTTGTTGAATCACGGTGCCATTCCGGTCGCTCCCAGTGCCATTCCGATTACAAACGACGAATTTCATGCGCCGCAGGGTAAAGTTCCTTATGTCACGCCTCGTGCGCTAGAGGATGACGAAATTTCGACGATTATTGCAGGGTTCCGGTCTGCGGCTAAAAATGCGAAAACCGCTGGATTCGATGGAGTCGAAATTCACGGCGCAAACGGTTACTTACTGGATGAATTCCTGCGGGATGGGAGTAATCAACGGAGCGGTGCTTATGGGGGTTCGGTTGAGAATCGTGCCCGCTTGATGCTCGAGGTGTTGGAGGCGACCATCGACGTTTGGGGCAGCGATCGCGTGGGCTTAAGACTCTCGCCACTCAGTAGCTACAACAGCATGAAAGACAGCGATCCGGTTGGCACGTTCACCTGGTTAGCCACTCGCCTCAACAATTACAACCTTGCGTATCTGCATGTGATGCGGGGTGATGCTCTGGGTGAGCAACAAGGCAACATTCTGACTCCGATTCGTGCAGCCTACCATGGGGTCTTAGTCGGCAATACAGGATATACGGCAGAAGAGGCGGAACATGCGATTTCCGATGGTCAATTGGATGCAATCGCTTTTGGAACCTCGTTTTTAGCCAATCCTGATCTGCCGAATCGCTTTGC
- the clpP gene encoding ATP-dependent Clp endopeptidase proteolytic subunit ClpP, translating into MIPTVVEQSGRGDRAFDIYSRLLRERIIFLAEPVMPEMANRIVAQLLFLEAEDPDKDIYLYINSPGGSVNDGLGIYDTMNHIRPDVCTICYGFAASMGAFLLGAGAKGKRSSLPSSRIMIHQPSGGAQGQAVDIEIQAKEILYVKNQINQRMANYTGRSLKQIEQDTERDFYMSAQEAVEYGLIDRVIDRPVLQMLAELVAAR; encoded by the coding sequence ATGATTCCGACTGTTGTTGAACAATCGGGTCGAGGCGATCGCGCCTTCGACATTTACTCCCGGCTGCTACGAGAGCGCATTATTTTTCTTGCGGAACCCGTGATGCCCGAAATGGCAAACCGGATTGTGGCGCAATTGCTCTTTCTCGAAGCCGAAGACCCAGACAAAGATATCTACCTCTACATCAATTCTCCCGGTGGCTCTGTAAATGATGGGCTGGGCATCTATGACACGATGAACCACATTCGCCCCGATGTTTGTACAATTTGCTATGGCTTTGCAGCAAGTATGGGTGCGTTTCTCTTAGGTGCGGGTGCGAAAGGGAAGCGGAGCAGTTTGCCGAGTTCGCGGATTATGATTCATCAGCCTTCGGGCGGTGCACAAGGACAAGCGGTTGATATCGAGATTCAAGCGAAGGAAATTCTCTATGTCAAGAACCAGATCAATCAGCGCATGGCGAACTATACGGGGCGATCGCTGAAGCAAATTGAGCAAGATACCGAGCGGGATTTTTATATGTCCGCACAGGAAGCCGTGGAGTATGGCTTGATTGATCGAGTGATTGATCGTCCAGTGCTCCAGATGCTCGCTGAACTGGTAGCAGCTAGATAG